The genome window TGTGAAGACTTTTATGTATTCTTAAGTGTACATAATTTTCCTCTAATAGAGGTTTAGaaatgaatgtatatatatatatatagtatatacttCATTCTAATAgaggtttagaaaaaaaaatagtatatacttCACTTGCAAAGAAATATATACATCTCAATTGTGGATCAATCCGGAGTATGTATTACTTTCtgaaatatatactattttctaaGATATATATATTAGTTTCTAAGATGTATATACTCCATTCTAAACATCCGTTATAGAGAGAGTATATACATCTAAAAGTATAGAAAATGCTTTATATATAAGGGTAAATAACACATTGTACGGCCCCACCAGGGCGCAGGCCCGAGGGACATGGTGATGAGCAAAGTAAATACGCATTGCAGCTTGCTACTAATATGCCGAGATTACGGTAAAACCCCTGCTTCTCGCAATCAAAATAAGATTCGACGATAATAACACACCAGGTAGAGCAGCAGGCCAGCCGGAGAAGCATGCTACCGTTGCTGAATTCTGGGCTACACACCGAGACTGACGGGAAGCCTTCAGCCGCTGGGGTGGCTAAGCATCCATGGTGGCAGTCCGATACGAACCTGCGGCTGCTCTGCTGCTCTTTCCattccgccgcctgctcccgcaGGGTAATTACTGCACAAACCAAACATTTACGGGCATTTATTTGTTACTTCCTCCTGAAGTATCAATAAAAAACTGCTGGTTTGCGTCTTCTTTGAAAACAAGCTATATCAGCGAAGAACTTTGGAGACATACTTGAGGGCTTATTTGGGTAGGCATGGTTTAGATCCAAACCCTTTGGACTGATAGAAAGTTAGTTCACACTCAATCCAAAGGGACTGTTCCTAGCCGGGTGGTTACCAGCACAAAACTGTTCTGGGATTCAGTTTACCAATTACTGGTTTCTGGGACCCTGAGAACGTAGGAATTAAACTGTGATGTGATCTACCTGATATTTGTTGTTGGGGGAGCTTCTCTCACCATGAAGGACGAGTAAGACGAACTGGACTGTGGTTGCTGAGCTTGGTCCCATTGCACTTGATGTCTATGGACCTTCTGCTTCTCCACAAGCTGCACAAGGAGCAAGGATTTCTATCAATTTGACTCGCTTGATGGAAAAACACAAGATCAGCTGGAACACGGATGGGGCAACGGTGTCAGCAGCCTACCTCCTTCTGCAGAACCTTGTTCTCCTCCTGCAATGACTTCTCCTGCGCCAAGAATGCAGCTTATGTCAGCACAGCAGGGGAGATATTTGCACGGATGTTACAACGTAACCACAATTAACAAAGGCTTACAAGAAGCGATGTCCATCTGATGGACACCTAAAGAAACCATACAAGTGTGTTTCTAACTTAACTAGCATGTTATAACAGTTAACTAAGgatctgtttggtagagttctcaGATCAGTTTTCTGATGAAAATCAAGAGGATCTCTGGCAAACAACAGTTTTTAGCTCACTGAGCGTAATCCGTAGAaatgattatctgaaatgaacttGAAGCTGAGAGCTAAAAAAAAGCAGCTTTCCCTGATTCACTTCTCCAATAAAATTAATTCctccatatagtttattctaaaaaatcactttcagccacataattattttttctgaaGAATCACTCTCCACaaagaatttgaatcagaagaACTCTAACAAACATGCCCTGAAATGGATTGACAATTTACCTTCCGTTGAAGCTCTGAAATGGACTCGAGCATAAGCTGGCTCTGCACAAACAGCGAATTACATGTCAGCTTTTGAACACGTATAGTGTATGATTGTAGCGGTGAAGGGAACACATAATTGTTGTACtgcaatatttttcttttctgctaGTGTATTTTACTACCTTTCtggatctaatatgtttcagtgaACTTTCTAGCTGCTGCTCTAGTTGCTGAAGCTCCTTGAGATTCAAAGTTTCAATATCCTCTCCCATGAGGTGCCTGCAGGGCGTAAAAGTTGGGTCATATTATGTTCAACTGTGCGTAGGACATATTTGCTTCAACTTAAATCACTACAAATTACTTTTGACATTTCTGTATTGTCTCGACCTTCGCTTTTAGTTTTCTATATTCGTGGCACCAGTTGCCCTGCACAAGCAAAGAAGATTTGCATTAGTAAATATGGTCAATATCATAAACAGGGGAATGCTACTGATTCAGGGAGAATAAGTGAACCATGGACTGCTCTGCGCTTgtattttttgaattaatttAAAATCAATTTCATCACTTCTTATAACTTGGACTAGGACCATAAATGGCAGATCTCCATGGAGCTTAGGATAATGCTAAGGAAATGATGGAAAATTGGTTGACAACATATTGTATATCAGAATTTAGTGTTTATTGTGCTTGCAGTAAAACAGGTGAGCTGCTATGTACAATCAGTGCTTTAGTCTCATcaacatgtattggataccagTAAAGCTCTGATTTTTTACCCGTATTGATTTTTACCGGTATTTTCAGAATTAAGTGAACCATGGACGTGTCAAGAAGTCATAGGTGCGACGAACCTCCATTTTAGACTTCTGACCAAAACAGAACTAGCAAGTACTAGGAGACAACTTCGGCCCAAGTGTATCAAGCTGGCGCAGTACCGCAGACATCTGGTTGAAGAAATCCTCCACTGTAGCACCACCCAGCTGCAGAGATTGCTCCGGACGTATAGCAGCAAGATGCATAGACTGACAGATGGCTCGTAGCGGCGACGAAGAAAATCCCACATCAAACGTGCAAAATCAAGACCAACAACATCCCCGGTGAGACGCTGCTCCGTGCTAGCAACAAGGATAGATCTAGCACGAGCATCCTCGTCCCTTCATGTCCTGTACGCAGCAAATTTAGCCACAAAAGACGCCAAAGAATCCTCATGATCAGTAACCAGCATCTTCTTCTCATCATCAGAGGCTTTCTCCGGAATCATAGGCGTGGTAGAAGCAGAAGGGCAGGGCGGGCAGGGTAGCTCACCAGTGAGGAAATCCCAAAGTCGCAGACCGCGTATGTGCAAGCGCATGTGAAGAGTCAAATCTAGATAGCAATGACCGGATGACAAAACAGAAGAGGACGACATCCTGAATAAGTGGCAACAGGATAGCAATCGACGACAAGAGCGCATTGCGCAAAGAGTAACAGCTGGTGATGGCAAGAGCGCAAGAAGGAGCGGCCGTAGCTGCAGCAAAAACTTCTTTTAACTCTTTTTTTACACACACGCACACAATCACCTAAGAACTCCTCTGGTTGCCTCTGCCCAACCGAAACAGATCGGGACAGAGCAAATTAGCTCAACGACATCCAAGGGTGACGGGAAGACACGGCCGGGGAACTTGCCGACGGGGAACACACCGGCGGAGGGGTAtgttggccggatttggtgatGATGGCAGTGTCAAAttggcgacgacggcggcggtggagtgGATCCAGGCGGCGGCTGGTTCACAACGAGGAAGTGGATCCCGACGGCGGCGACGGGATGAGCCGGCGATGGCGGAATCCAGATAAGAGGCGAGCTAGCGGTGGTGAGATCTAGACAGGAGGCGAGCACGGGGTCCACCTCGTCGGTGCTGATGAGATCCGGCAACGAGCTTCAAGATGAAGAGGCCCAGTGATGAAGATCGATGGTGATGGGTGGTGGCACGCAAATGCAACGTGCGGTGGAAGAGGAGATCGACCAGGGGAGATCGAGAAAACCCTAACACTAGTTTTGGCTCTAATATCATACAGAAAACCCCTTAtacaatagaaaaatataaagaaCTAAAATGCAATATACATGTATATCTAACACAAATATGACTGACTTGTTGCGCCTGCTATATTGCTATGCACTACAAAGCACCTTGCCATTGAGTGGTCCCGCTACATGCTATTTAAGATACTGATAGGCTTAAGTAGACAACAACTTTGGTGCACTTTTACCTAAGAATTTACTCTAATTTCGTAACATTCAGATTTATTATATAAAAGGTACATCTATGTAATGGAGAAGCGGTTTACTGCTCCCAGGTACAGATTA of Phragmites australis chromosome 3, lpPhrAust1.1, whole genome shotgun sequence contains these proteins:
- the LOC133913331 gene encoding MADS-box transcription factor 14, with the protein product MGRGKVQLKRIENKINRQVTFSKRRSGLLKKAHEISVLCDAEVALIIFSTKGKLYEYATDSCMDKILEQYERYSYAEKVLISAESEIQGNWCHEYRKLKAKVETIQKCQKHLMGEDIETLNLKELQQLEQQLESSLKHIRSRKSQLMLESISELQRKEKSLQEENKVLQKELVEKQKVHRHQVQWDQAQQPQSSSSYSSFMVREAPPTTNISNYPAGAGGGMERAAEQPQVRIGLPPWMLSHPSG